In the Kaistella sp. 97-N-M2 genome, one interval contains:
- a CDS encoding HipA domain-containing protein, translating into MKELKMDQHKIKYCPGKLTEGFDTYSPIVLKKMFDGKKISPVLPYTSPSDSKERSVFNENQLHISISGFQEKYSLLIENSKLRLTTEDERGQYILKPISDLPKNSEFAPANEHLTMQIAQQIFKIETAENALTFFENGKPAYLTKRFDVKKNGEKLAVEDFASLLQKSPATHGEQYKYQGNYLELFETLKKFVPASKVEAPKLFTLILFNYLFSNGDAHLKNFSLIETEQGDFKLSPAYDLLNTKIHIEVADFALSDVLLPKSIAKGKIKEQFILLGQKAEIPEKIISKIFKNLTSHENEVIELTSRSFLSEQLKRNFIQSYQTRLKKIS; encoded by the coding sequence TTGAAAGAATTAAAAATGGATCAGCATAAAATAAAATATTGTCCAGGAAAACTCACAGAAGGTTTTGATACTTACAGTCCGATTGTTTTAAAGAAAATGTTTGACGGTAAAAAAATCAGTCCTGTTCTGCCCTACACATCGCCATCAGATTCCAAAGAGCGGTCGGTATTTAATGAAAATCAACTGCATATTTCTATTTCAGGTTTTCAGGAAAAATACTCATTGCTCATCGAAAATTCAAAATTACGGTTAACGACTGAAGACGAGCGCGGACAATATATTTTGAAACCAATTTCAGACCTTCCAAAAAACAGTGAGTTTGCACCAGCAAACGAACATCTCACGATGCAAATCGCACAGCAAATTTTTAAAATAGAAACTGCGGAAAATGCTTTGACGTTCTTTGAAAATGGAAAACCCGCCTATCTTACTAAAAGATTTGATGTCAAAAAAAACGGGGAAAAATTAGCTGTTGAGGATTTTGCTTCTCTATTACAAAAATCACCTGCAACACACGGTGAACAGTACAAATACCAAGGAAATTACTTGGAACTTTTTGAAACATTGAAAAAATTTGTACCTGCCTCAAAAGTAGAAGCACCAAAACTTTTCACATTAATTCTTTTCAATTATTTATTTTCAAATGGAGATGCTCATCTAAAAAACTTTTCTCTAATAGAAACAGAGCAAGGTGATTTTAAATTAAGTCCGGCTTATGATCTACTCAACACTAAGATTCATATTGAAGTTGCTGATTTTGCTTTAAGCGACGTTCTTTTACCGAAATCCATTGCCAAAGGAAAAATAAAAGAGCAGTTTATTTTGTTGGGTCAAAAAGCTGAAATACCAGAAAAAATAATATCCAAAATTTTCAAAAATTTAACTTCTCACGAGAATGAAGTCATTGAATTGACTAGCCGTTCTTTTCTCAGTGAACAACTTAAAAGAAATTTTATACAGAGTTATCAGACGAGATTAAAGAAAATCTCTTGA
- a CDS encoding helix-turn-helix domain-containing protein has protein sequence MTLSNLIVPIKERRKILNVTQETLAEISGVGLRTLKQLESGKGNPTLETLQKICDALGLEIKLEIKNIK, from the coding sequence CTAAGTAATTTAATAGTACCCATCAAAGAACGTAGAAAAATTTTAAATGTAACGCAGGAAACACTTGCGGAAATTTCTGGTGTAGGACTTCGTACCTTGAAACAATTGGAAAGCGGAAAAGGAAATCCAACGCTAGAAACATTGCAAAAAATTTGCGATGCTTTAGGTTTGGAAATTAAATTGGAAATTAAAAACATTAAATAA
- a CDS encoding HipA N-terminal domain-containing protein, producing the protein MRSAKVLYKGQPAGVLKQNDDGSFIFQYDQDWLLDTNKPPISLTLPKTQKEFVSKELFPFFYHLLPEGINKRMVCQTYKIDESDAFGILLTTANTDTVGAITIERIKNGSA; encoded by the coding sequence ATGAGATCCGCAAAAGTCTTATACAAAGGTCAACCAGCCGGAGTACTGAAGCAGAATGATGATGGTAGTTTCATTTTTCAATATGATCAGGATTGGCTGTTGGACACCAATAAACCTCCCATAAGCCTAACGCTCCCTAAAACACAGAAAGAATTCGTCTCTAAAGAATTATTCCCATTTTTCTACCATCTTTTGCCAGAAGGAATTAATAAAAGAATGGTTTGCCAAACTTACAAAATTGATGAATCCGATGCTTTCGGAATTCTTTTAACTACTGCAAACACAGATACAGTGGGAGCTATAACAATTGAAAGAATTAAAAATGGATCAGCATAA